A segment of the Trifolium pratense cultivar HEN17-A07 linkage group LG7, ARS_RC_1.1, whole genome shotgun sequence genome:
TGGATTGTGACACCGTGTCAAAGTGGATTCTAAAAAACAGTGCAGAATCCGAAAACATGAACTGGTACTGATTTTCTTTTTGCATCTCTTAATATTTACTTTTATGCTTGTACGGGACATGTCAATTCTTGTGTGTATCTTGTGTTTATATAACTAGTTTTAAGTGGCTCTAGCTCTGTTTTCGCCTTCTGGTATGCATTCATGTATTTGCCATCTTCTCCGTTGAAGCTGATGGAGTTGGTGGTTTGGAGGTCTCCCTTTGGTACGGGGGATATCAAGAATTGCAGTTTTGTTGTAGGGGGTGTTTGACTTCAGTGAGCAGTTATAATAGACATGATGTGACTAAGACTGAAAACATTGAAGAGAAAGTTAGAGTAGCACCAATTGTGAATAAGATGTTAGAAATTCATTTTAAGTATTCTGGGTATGTGCGGAGTATATCCATACAGGAGGGTGAATCATACAAAGGATGGTCAAATAGAGTTGTAGAGAGACCAAGAAAGACTCTAGGCAAAATCATTAGGCAAGAGAAAGACTCTAGGCCAAACCATTGGGAAGGATTTGGAACTGACTGGCCTATCATTAGTTGTAATTAGTATTCATGATGGCGTCTTTTGGCAACTATTTATCCATGTAGCTCATCACCCTGATCTCACCTAATAGGAAAAACATTGGTTTGTTGTTATTAAATTTTGCTTAAGAAAGCAGCATATTGCATGGCCCTAAACATAGTTTGGATAATTGACAACATGAGAAACCCAtgttaaatttgttatttttgacTCTAATCATTCCTTGGAGAATGTTCTGTGAGTGTTTTGCTTTCTTTTCAAAAGTGAAAGGAGCTAATGATTAAATTAAACACTTCAAACAAAGAATCTTTAGGATTGAAAGTTTATTAGATTTTCACAGTTTATACTTGAAAAGTTCAAATGATAGCCGAAGCTGAGTGGTTCCCCCATTTCATttgaaagaatgaaaaaatagAAGTAAATATAATATACACAGAACAGTGTAGTCTatattttaacttaattttttttttacaattttacttGATCGGTTTTTAATGCGTGGAATATTATAATTCTGCTCTCCTTAATGCTCAGCGAAATCCTTCAGGGTATTATGCTGCTCTAGACAGTGATACTGTGTCTTGTGTTGTTACTACTACATTGACTCTTTTTTGGATACTCAAGACTTGAGTTGAGACCCTGAGCTAACTCTTAAATTAATGGACTTTCAGGATACTTGCTAACTCAAAGCCATGTCCCAAGTGCAAGAGACCGATCGAAAAAAACCAAGGGTGCATGCATATGACATGTACTCCACcttgtaaatttgaattttgctGGTATGCTTTCTTATACttgtaattttttaacatgattatttttattcttttcatgcGTCCTCTTTCTCCGTTACCAATATAATTGTTGTATATTGTTGGTATCATGAAAATTATGGGTCTCTTCCTCCTGGGGGattactaaagtttttttttttatattttggtacCATAACATGGCTtatggattggcttattttcaaataatttgagCTTATATGGCCGTTAACTGCATTTAATCTTCTTTTATATACACAGGCTATGCCTTGGGGCATGGACAGAACATGGTGAAAGGACCGGGGGTTTCTATGCTTGCAATCGTTATGAAGCAGCTAAACAAGAGGGGGTGGTAAGAGACATAGATATACTAATCTCTTCTCTATTCAGTTCTCAGTATACTATTAGCCTACATTCCCCAGACATATTTTGGTAACAGTATCAGATTGTGAAAGAATTCTTGTTCTATGTAGTATGATGAAActgaaaaaagaagagaaatggCAAAGAATTCATTGGAGAGGTACACACATTATTACGAGCGATGGGCTAGCAACCAATCTGTATGTACCACCCCTTAATTTTTTCCTGTTTAGTATCTTCTGTATTTGATCTCATATTTTACTAGAATTCTTATGGTGTAAGgctatataatttattttctttctcttgcaGTCAAGGCAAAAAGCTCTTGCTGATCTACAACAGATGCAAACTGTTCATGTAAGCTACACATGCATTTTTTCtgtgcccccccccccccccccccccccccccccccccggtACCACGTACCAAAGTTCTATGTTATGTCTTGTATGTGTCACTATGTGACTTTGGCAACTGATAGAACATTTTCGGTGCTACTCAACTTTTATTGTTTTAGAGTATGTTTGACAACTTTCAGGAATTATGAAATTGCAAATTTAAATTccttattttaaatgatttgttGTACAATTATTTAAATTGAATCTTGGAAACATTTTTGGTTATATAACTAAAATGTCCAGATGAAGTCTTGGCCTTTCCATCATTGGTTACAGCGGCAAATCTGCTTTttcattttaacttttttgtttctttcataATCCTTTGATTATTCTTTCAGATCAAAGAATACGGTAGAGCTTAACCTTTGTTCGTATGTtgtcatttttttctctttggcAGCTTGGGAAGCTTAGTGACATACAGTGCCAACCTGAGACGCAGCTTAAGTTCATAACTGATGCCTGGTTACAGGTAGatgattatattatattagtttTACCTTTGGTCATAGCTGTAAAACATTGTGTTATTCAGGATTGATATCTAATGCTTTGCAATGCAAATGTAAAAATTAAAGAGTTTATAGCATGGTGGCTGGAATCGCAATATAAATTGCCAGAATAATGTAAAACAGTATATAAAACGTGAATTGCGGTGTTCTGCGATTAAAGGTCCTATGGTTTTTTTACTGGAACATGTGGTTTGCAATTTGCACTGTCGGGTGGAGTAAAAAAACATTGATTTTTAATAGTACAGATAGGCAAAATGCATTGTTCTGCCTTAGTGTGTGAAAGAAAACCCACATTAATCTATTTCTCCCAATTTTCCGGGTCTCCAGATTTTATGATTTGTGATTAACAATAAAATTAACTTCTGGACTCATGACTTAAATGAAGTTGTTTGTTGAACTATTTTCTGAAGCTGGGTGATGTGATGCGAGAATGTATTTGACTGTTGTACAATAGATTTCTTATGTCTCCCTAAACTCTGTTTGATGTCTGCAGATAGTTGAGTGCAGGCGGGTATTGAAGTGGACATATGCATATGGATACTATTTACCCGATAATGAACATGCTAAAAAGCAGTTCTTTGAGTACTTACAAGGTTTGTTTTTGTcgatttcaattttattaaaaatgtcttGCATTTACTGTGATTCCCTTGCgactaaattactattttttttttaatatcttcaGGTGAGGCAGAATCAGGTTTGGAGAGACTTCATCAATGTGCTGAAAAGGAACTCCAAGCATTCCTCAGTAGTGATGAGGGCCCATCTAAAGACTTCAATGATTTTCGTACAAAACTAACTGGATTGACTGCGTAGGTGTTATTACTTATTACTGTTTCGTTCTGAATTAGCCTTTCTTTgtttatttatggtttttggttgTGATTGGAGTTTGACTTCAAATTTGATACATTTTCCTCGAGTTTCCTGAAAAGAGACATACTTTGTACATCATGTTTTGAATTAGATATGGTAAATCTGCTATCCTGTCTCAAGTTGGAATCTGGTAATGTAAAACGAAAATAGATGCATTTTATACATTAAACTTATCTGATACACTTCAATGAAATTGATATGCTTGGTGTGctgtttttttttgccttttctTTGCATGTTTTGTAGTATTTCCGATATATTGGTTCTGCTGGTGTGTTAATTTGGTTTCAGTGTGCAGTTTTATACTGAATAGTATATCAATGACATCACTAATGATCGTGCCCGAATTATATGGTTTGATTTTCTAATTCATTTGTTTTTGCAGTGTGACTAGAAACTACTTTGAGAATTTGGTTAGGGCATTAGAGAATGGTTTATGTGACGTGGATAGCAATGGAGCTACTTCCAGCAAAGCAACAAGTTCAAAAACTGCTGCATGGAGCGGTAAGGGAAAAGGCGGAAAAGGAAAGGGGACACCTAAAGCTTTGTCCAGCAGAATAACTGATGATCTTTGGGCTTGTGAGCAATGTACCTATGCAAATGCCAGATCGGCCACCACATGCCATATGTGCAATCGACAGCGTCGATGAAAATCAATTAGAAACATGTTTTCTGCTTAAAGGGGCCAGCAACACACCAAAAGCTGAAATGGGGTCGGTAATCATAATTATGTGTTGGTTTCTTTGTAAGGCTATTTCTTATAAACGGGATGAAGGGGGCAAGTCACGCAAGAAATGTTATCCTCCTTGCACTCCTATCGAGTACAATCCTAATTtgatgtatatattattttattttatctttaaatttacATGTTGGTTTTTTGCTACAGGCTTCTGTAACCGAACATCTTATATAGAAAATGCTGTAGATGAACACAAATATGCTTGTTTGTGTCTTGATTTCTTCTAGTAAATTTATCTGCAGTTTCTCTAAGTTAACCTCGAATAAATTGTGTATAAGCTCGGGGTTAGCTGCTATTTAAGAAACTATGACGAATAATGAACTATATAACATGAAATTCCATTACCATTTGAGTGTGATTTCAAAGCTTTGGCATGAGAATATGGCTAGGATGCTGCTGATTTGTGATTCTAAAACTAAGCTTATGAACTTTAAGCTTAATTGAACTTGGTCATCCTTAGGTGGTGATCTTTTGGAAGGTGCATAAGCATATTATGAgcttgtttgtttcagatttttcaaaaaaaaatctatttttttatcttgtgtttgtttcaattttttttcaaaaattattatagtaaaaaaatcatatttttcatcaaaatgagaatctattttcaaaatccattttttttatcattcatcatccctcaccatcttaaaaaaatagattttaatgattgtaaacaaatgacaaatagctttagatttttttcaaaatctctacaaaaatgattttcttgaaaatgatttttttttttttttttaaatctcaagCAAACTGGCCCTATAACAGACAAATAACCAAACATGTTTTTGATGATACTTGACCACAGTGAAGGTTGTTTGTGGACTAATAGGAGGGTGCTGGGGATGAGGGGGTGTGTCTAATCAACAAAATTTTGGAATGAGTTTGTATGGGAACAAAAGGGATTTAAGTATCCCATGTGAATTCTTGGCTACTGCCCTTGTTTAGATGCGATTAAAAGTAGCATGCCAAGGAAAAATCATTGTTCATGATCATTAACAACCAAAATTTGATGGGAgaaatatatcaacaaaaaaaattgagttggATGGGAAATTAGCTCAAGTGGGAGCCAAGTCCTTAATTCCACATAAATCTAAATCAAGGTCAGCATTTACACAATCAAAGAGTTATTGCTTATTAGTTACATCATGTTAATGTTGGCCTAGATTTTCCTTAAACAAGTGGTTATGAACTTACATTGTGtgcttaaatttttttaatagagatttaATCACCATTAAATTGCGTCAAGTTCTAATGAATGGATGTAGGTGGAGGATAGGAACTTACCATCATAAAAGTCACGAGTGAACCTTGGTTGAGAGTAGAGGATGGCTTATGGATGAAATCACCACAAATGCAAGGTGCGCATAATATCCGTGTTAATGATCTTTTGCTTCCAAATGTGAAAATGTGGAATAAAGATAAACTAGAATGACTGCTCTCTATTGATATTGCTAAATGTATTCTTGACATCCCTTTGCTAGATGGGGCTGAGAATGGTATGGAATGATGATGTGCATGGTCATTATAGTGTAAAAAGTGGATATAAAAATTGATGCAAAATTTGACAGGCAGTGTTGCAACTAGGCCAACACAAGAAGATTGGAAATGGATTTGGAAAGTGCATGCTCCTCCAAAGCAAAACATTTGTTGTGGCGGATTTGCGGAGGGTGCCTTGCAACCCGAATTCGACTAAAGGAAAGGTGTGTAACATGTCCTTTGATTTGTCCACTTTGTGAGCAT
Coding sequences within it:
- the LOC123894056 gene encoding probable E3 ubiquitin-protein ligase ARI7, whose protein sequence is MDSEDDMHDANDIESLDDDFYSGETEDVPMDYYSDDSDNDYYDDGGDDSDPAESRRTEQSFTILKESDIRQRQEDDISRLAAVLSLPQVAASILLRHYHWSVSKVNDEWFADEGEVRRTVGLLEKPVYVNLDAEELTCGICFEDYPLSKILTASCGHPFCFSCWGGYITTSINDGPGCLMLRCPDPACGAAVDQDMINLLASDEDKEKYDRYLLRSYIEDNKKTKWCPAPGCEHAVNFDAGTENYDVSCLCSYSFCWNCTEEAHRPVDCDTVSKWILKNSAESENMNWILANSKPCPKCKRPIEKNQGCMHMTCTPPCKFEFCWLCLGAWTEHGERTGGFYACNRYEAAKQEGVYDETEKRREMAKNSLERYTHYYERWASNQSSRQKALADLQQMQTVHLGKLSDIQCQPETQLKFITDAWLQIVECRRVLKWTYAYGYYLPDNEHAKKQFFEYLQGEAESGLERLHQCAEKELQAFLSSDEGPSKDFNDFRTKLTGLTAVTRNYFENLVRALENGLCDVDSNGATSSKATSSKTAAWSGKGKGGKGKGTPKALSSRITDDLWACEQCTYANARSATTCHMCNRQRR